The proteins below come from a single Oxobacter pfennigii genomic window:
- a CDS encoding CBO2463/CBO2479 domain-containing protein yields MMELNPILMKGKIVEVNDTAIKVDVQGRLGVICVPLRWVFTEKRLELGQQVEFYFSYMRTI; encoded by the coding sequence ATGATGGAGCTGAATCCCATATTGATGAAGGGTAAAATCGTTGAAGTAAATGATACCGCCATTAAGGTAGATGTCCAGGGGAGGCTTGGTGTTATATGCGTTCCATTAAGATGGGTATTTACCGAAAAAAGGCTTGAATTGGGCCAGCAGGTGGAATTTTACTTCAGTTATATGCGAACCATTTGA
- a CDS encoding DUF4179 domain-containing protein: MKNAKNIYELLNHIEINLEDYAKEELNDMEKQKLRKAFKRRQNRIFNSKKIGVVAVALLLALGFFTQTDLGKAVYAATENKLAEISYSIGEALGIEKNIEPYSNVVNQVVESNGIEMKLTDAIIDKDELILSIITNTNKPVEGINFDYDIFINGKKIMRYGATGVGGAIDDSKTRFFSAYSVNIAGIDTAENINIKVALKNLTYYTGNASTDKVKGKWEFEFTANGSELTANTYTVALDYAFNIGNEKYTLEEFRYNPVNQKIFGKVKDRSERSYEIDLRGKDNLGNEVEFFLTSVSGEDLVFKYQNLDGDLSDEITAITLTPYAARLPEKSGRSGDNWEQAGETFTISLNQ, from the coding sequence ATGAAGAATGCTAAAAATATATATGAGCTCCTGAATCATATAGAAATCAATCTTGAGGATTACGCCAAAGAGGAACTTAATGACATGGAAAAGCAGAAGCTAAGAAAGGCATTTAAAAGAAGGCAAAATAGGATATTCAATTCTAAAAAAATTGGTGTGGTCGCTGTAGCCTTGCTGCTGGCCCTAGGGTTTTTTACCCAAACAGATTTGGGTAAAGCGGTATATGCCGCAACAGAAAATAAGCTTGCGGAAATATCTTATTCCATCGGTGAAGCCCTTGGCATTGAAAAAAATATTGAACCCTATTCCAATGTAGTCAATCAAGTGGTGGAAAGCAACGGCATAGAGATGAAATTAACCGATGCAATTATTGATAAAGATGAGCTGATTTTATCCATAATCACCAATACAAATAAACCCGTTGAGGGGATTAATTTTGATTACGATATTTTTATCAACGGAAAGAAAATAATGAGATACGGTGCAACCGGAGTCGGAGGGGCAATTGATGATTCCAAAACCCGTTTTTTCAGCGCCTATTCGGTAAATATAGCCGGCATTGACACTGCGGAAAATATCAATATAAAAGTCGCGTTAAAAAATTTAACCTATTATACGGGTAATGCCTCCACAGATAAAGTTAAAGGTAAATGGGAATTTGAATTTACGGCAAACGGCAGCGAATTAACTGCCAATACTTATACCGTAGCCTTAGATTACGCATTTAATATCGGAAATGAAAAATATACTTTGGAGGAGTTCAGATATAATCCTGTCAATCAGAAAATTTTTGGTAAAGTGAAGGACCGGTCTGAGCGTTCCTATGAGATTGATTTAAGAGGCAAGGACAATTTAGGAAACGAAGTGGAATTTTTCCTCACAAGCGTATCAGGTGAAGATTTAGTATTTAAATATCAAAATCTGGATGGTGATTTATCTGATGAAATCACAGCCATTACGTTAACCCCATATGCGGCAAGGCTTCCTGAAAAAAGCGGCAGGAGCGGCGATAACTGGGAACAGGCGGGAGAGACCTTTACTATATCTTTAAACCAATAA
- a CDS encoding RidA family protein, giving the protein MSEFKMKHNNPEGLFSSKVFTQMITVSGNAKTIYIGGQNAVNENGELVGQDDLELQTRQTLKNIGVILASEHASFKNLIKLNIYLLNGCDPRVGLEAFQEYAGEMKNPPLITVLFVAGLARPGCLIEIDGIAAVENDK; this is encoded by the coding sequence ATGAGTGAATTTAAAATGAAGCATAATAATCCGGAGGGTTTATTTTCATCAAAGGTCTTTACGCAAATGATCACAGTTAGCGGTAATGCTAAGACAATTTACATAGGCGGACAGAATGCAGTAAATGAAAATGGAGAGCTGGTTGGACAGGATGATCTTGAACTCCAGACGAGACAAACCCTGAAGAATATTGGGGTTATTTTGGCATCTGAGCATGCGAGCTTTAAAAATCTTATTAAACTCAACATCTATTTATTAAATGGATGCGACCCTCGAGTCGGCCTGGAAGCATTCCAGGAATATGCCGGTGAAATGAAAAATCCGCCGTTAATCACCGTATTATTTGTAGCAGGGCTTGCACGTCCGGGCTGCCTGATTGAAATAGATGGAATTGCAGCCGTGGAAAATGATAAATAA
- a CDS encoding calcium/sodium antiporter: MQYLLLIIGLIIIIKSADFLIDSSSKIAKRYGVSSFIIGITVVAFGTSAPELVVGVVSGITKTNQLALGNIIGSSLSNTGLIVGISAIIMPLQVRDSVVRREIPILLLIQLVLTVMIFNGQLSRLDGIILLIGFIGFMVYIIKDSKESMKILLDVEGDIDTDADGNQLTLEKMENENKENLPRLFSISILSLISLLIGGRLTVEGSTNIAQSLGLSETLIGLTVVAIATTMPELITSVMAAVKKEPDIILGNCIGSNIFNILLVLGLSTVISPIPTDMSLWLDIAVMTILTIIIFVISWARKSIKRQTGIFLLFIYISYLVYKVITAI, encoded by the coding sequence ATGCAATATTTATTGTTGATTATAGGTTTGATAATTATAATAAAGAGTGCGGATTTTTTAATTGATTCATCATCAAAGATTGCAAAAAGATATGGAGTTTCTTCTTTTATTATAGGGATTACAGTAGTAGCTTTTGGCACCAGTGCACCTGAGCTTGTAGTTGGGGTTGTTTCGGGGATAACTAAAACAAATCAGCTTGCACTTGGAAATATAATCGGAAGTTCATTATCCAATACCGGACTGATAGTTGGTATTTCTGCAATTATCATGCCTTTGCAGGTAAGAGACTCCGTTGTCAGGCGGGAAATCCCAATACTTCTATTAATTCAGCTTGTATTGACTGTAATGATTTTTAACGGACAGCTCTCACGCTTAGATGGAATCATACTTTTAATTGGATTTATAGGGTTTATGGTGTATATTATAAAGGATTCTAAGGAGTCTATGAAAATATTACTTGATGTTGAAGGCGATATAGATACCGATGCGGATGGAAATCAACTGACTTTAGAAAAAATGGAAAACGAGAATAAAGAAAACCTTCCAAGGCTTTTCAGCATTTCCATTCTCTCTCTGATTTCTCTTTTAATAGGTGGAAGGCTTACTGTGGAAGGCAGCACAAATATAGCCCAAAGTTTAGGCTTGAGCGAAACTCTTATAGGGCTTACAGTTGTTGCTATTGCCACTACTATGCCTGAGTTAATTACAAGTGTAATGGCAGCTGTAAAAAAAGAGCCGGATATTATTCTTGGAAATTGTATTGGCAGTAATATTTTTAATATCCTTCTGGTTCTTGGCTTGTCTACAGTTATTTCGCCAATCCCCACCGACATGTCTCTCTGGTTGGACATAGCTGTTATGACCATACTTACAATTATTATCTTTGTTATTTCATGGGCAAGAAAGTCCATCAAACGGCAGACTGGTATTTTTCTTCTGTTTATTTATATTTCATATCTTGTATATAAAGTGATTACAGCAATTTAA
- the prdA gene encoding D-proline reductase (dithiol) proprotein PrdA yields MSITKETLQKHLNDPAIFCCRRKKGTMIGAEDLEDPELFDDMAEAGLLTLSDDGLTIAQVLGKTLVTDCEALQSIKAEMLDGVNEISEPAPKPSAAASEISSTAHSNNMIHIEIQKLEGLKLDIPVGMLNINHVFEAVKQPKTVVEDKVIRTLTKKYFKVNEVKLGVKTSFEGGVLTIGEEVIEKALKSNPLVKDLKVDIITPDNKHIYTETIMDVCPVSTKIGGKIGEGVSHVLDGVVFMLTGVDEDGVQVHEFGSSEGYLDEKMAFGRPGCADEDDIIIRIHAVIRRGTGMERKGPYAAHSAEDVIIQEVRDAIKNTKEPVNKEEVCKDIKKTGRPRVVLVKEIMGQGAMHDNVLCPIEPAGVHGGCMNVDLGNVPVMLTPNQVRDGAIHALTCIGPATKEMTRHYFREPLVEGLAEDGELNLVGVVFVGSPQVNDEKMYVSERLGTLVETLDVEGAIVTTEGFGNNHIDFASHIEQIGMRGVPVVGVSFCAYQGQLVVGNKYMDAMVEINKDKEGFENEVAGCSSITKADADRAILMLKTKMAGIPIEPADHKWSQEVIDKNQKIVNGVLAK; encoded by the coding sequence ATGTCTATTACTAAGGAAACATTACAAAAGCATTTGAATGACCCGGCGATATTTTGCTGCCGGAGAAAAAAGGGCACTATGATTGGTGCGGAGGATTTGGAAGACCCGGAATTATTCGATGATATGGCGGAAGCCGGACTGCTAACATTAAGCGATGACGGGTTGACCATCGCCCAGGTACTTGGAAAAACTCTTGTTACAGATTGCGAAGCTCTCCAGTCCATAAAGGCAGAAATGCTGGATGGAGTAAATGAGATATCGGAACCTGCTCCAAAACCATCTGCAGCTGCTTCCGAAATATCCTCCACAGCACATTCAAACAACATGATTCATATTGAGATTCAGAAGCTTGAAGGCTTAAAGCTTGATATACCCGTAGGTATGCTAAATATCAATCATGTTTTCGAAGCAGTTAAGCAGCCTAAAACAGTTGTTGAAGATAAGGTTATAAGGACATTGACCAAAAAGTATTTCAAGGTAAATGAAGTTAAGCTGGGTGTTAAAACATCATTTGAAGGCGGAGTGCTGACAATCGGTGAAGAGGTTATAGAAAAAGCCCTTAAGTCAAATCCTCTTGTAAAGGATTTGAAGGTGGACATCATAACGCCGGACAACAAGCACATATACACCGAAACCATAATGGATGTATGCCCTGTCTCCACAAAGATTGGAGGAAAGATTGGAGAAGGAGTTTCACATGTACTGGACGGAGTTGTTTTCATGCTGACTGGTGTCGATGAGGATGGGGTTCAGGTACACGAATTCGGTTCATCCGAAGGCTACCTGGATGAAAAAATGGCATTTGGAAGACCGGGATGTGCTGATGAGGATGACATTATAATCAGGATACATGCAGTAATCCGCCGCGGAACGGGAATGGAAAGAAAGGGACCTTATGCCGCCCATTCTGCGGAAGATGTGATTATACAGGAAGTAAGAGATGCAATAAAAAATACAAAGGAACCTGTTAATAAAGAAGAAGTGTGCAAAGACATAAAGAAAACCGGACGTCCCAGAGTGGTTCTTGTAAAGGAAATCATGGGCCAGGGTGCAATGCATGATAATGTTCTTTGTCCCATAGAACCGGCGGGAGTACATGGAGGCTGCATGAACGTAGACCTTGGAAACGTTCCCGTCATGCTTACCCCAAATCAGGTAAGGGACGGTGCTATTCACGCATTGACCTGCATAGGACCGGCTACAAAGGAAATGACCCGCCATTATTTCAGGGAGCCTCTGGTGGAAGGCCTGGCAGAGGATGGTGAATTAAATCTTGTAGGAGTTGTATTTGTAGGCAGTCCTCAGGTTAACGATGAGAAAATGTATGTATCCGAGCGCCTTGGCACTTTGGTTGAAACCCTGGATGTGGAAGGCGCAATTGTTACTACCGAAGGCTTTGGAAACAATCACATAGATTTTGCTTCCCATATTGAGCAAATAGGTATGAGAGGAGTTCCCGTTGTGGGCGTGTCCTTCTGCGCATACCAGGGACAGCTGGTGGTAGGCAACAAATATATGGATGCAATGGTAGAAATTAATAAGGATAAAGAAGGCTTTGAAAATGAGGTTGCAGGCTGCAGCTCCATAACAAAAGCTGACGCCGACAGGGCAATTCTTATGCTGAAAACTAAAATGGCGGGAATTCCCATTGAGCCGGCCGACCACAAGTGGAGTCAGGAAGTTATAGATAAAAATCAGAAAATAGTAAACGGGGTTTTGGCAAAATGA
- a CDS encoding aspartate aminotransferase family protein, with the protein MKLQDWGLTAEDIKALAGKYMIDTYERFDFVCVTARGMYLYDEKGDAYLDFYGGIAVNSTGNCNEKVVAAVKDQVEDVIHTFNYPYTIPQVLLAQKICETIGMDKIFFQSTGTEANEAMIKMARKFGVEKYGPHKYHIITAKNSFHGRTYGSLAATGQPDNACQKGFKPMLPGFSYADFNDLESFKSQISENTIAIMVEPVQGEGGVNPASLEFMRGLRKLCDDNGLLLLLDEIQTGWCRTGKVMAFMNYDIKPDIVSMAKAMGGGMPISAICATEEAAKAFTIGSHGTTYGGNPVCCAAALAQINQLLDKKLAQNAEGTGNYLMNKLKDLPHIKEVRGMGLLVGVEFDAPFGKAIKHGCLDRKLLVTLIGNSVIRMVPPLIATKEHCYKAYEILKEAVEEAYR; encoded by the coding sequence ATGAAACTTCAGGATTGGGGATTGACAGCAGAAGATATAAAAGCTCTGGCTGGTAAATATATGATAGATACCTATGAGCGCTTTGATTTTGTGTGTGTTACTGCAAGAGGGATGTATCTTTATGATGAAAAGGGAGATGCGTATCTTGATTTTTACGGAGGTATTGCCGTTAACAGTACAGGAAACTGCAATGAAAAAGTGGTGGCAGCGGTTAAGGATCAGGTAGAAGACGTAATTCATACCTTCAACTATCCTTATACCATACCGCAGGTTCTTTTGGCACAGAAAATCTGCGAGACCATAGGGATGGATAAGATATTTTTTCAAAGCACCGGAACGGAAGCAAATGAGGCCATGATAAAAATGGCGAGGAAATTCGGTGTTGAGAAATACGGACCTCACAAATACCATATAATAACTGCAAAAAACAGCTTTCACGGCAGAACCTACGGTTCCCTGGCAGCAACGGGACAGCCGGATAATGCCTGTCAGAAAGGCTTTAAGCCCATGCTGCCTGGATTTTCTTATGCGGATTTTAACGACCTTGAATCCTTCAAGTCTCAGATATCGGAAAATACCATAGCTATTATGGTGGAGCCTGTACAGGGGGAAGGCGGAGTAAATCCTGCATCTTTAGAATTTATGAGAGGCTTAAGAAAGCTGTGTGATGATAACGGGCTTCTCCTTCTGCTGGATGAAATACAGACGGGATGGTGCAGGACGGGCAAGGTAATGGCATTTATGAATTACGATATCAAGCCGGACATAGTATCAATGGCAAAGGCCATGGGCGGCGGGATGCCCATATCAGCCATTTGTGCAACAGAGGAAGCAGCAAAAGCTTTTACCATAGGTTCCCATGGCACAACCTACGGCGGAAATCCGGTATGCTGTGCTGCGGCATTGGCGCAGATTAACCAGCTTTTAGATAAAAAATTAGCTCAAAATGCTGAAGGTACAGGAAATTATCTTATGAATAAATTAAAGGACCTCCCTCATATAAAAGAGGTTCGCGGCATGGGTCTCTTAGTGGGAGTTGAATTTGATGCACCTTTTGGCAAAGCCATAAAGCACGGCTGCCTCGATAGAAAACTCTTGGTAACACTTATAGGAAACTCGGTTATTCGGATGGTGCCGCCCCTTATTGCTACAAAAGAACATTGCTATAAAGCCTATGAAATATTAAAAGAAGCCGTTGAAGAAGCATATCGTTAA
- a CDS encoding S1C family serine protease, which translates to MKRNQKTALNIAIAVFMVLISFFLPSIKSSLNQAMNREFIEKAGKYALSANIKIVQLEYSNGENISSISVSAGTSGVIIRKEGDKYYALTAKHVIEESDDMDKTQIVVMGYDDLDYADSLKKGGEFQGIADYYKQFSQAAVEYSNDKYDLAVISFSADEVYNVLPVADEIPRYGDVIASMSNPYDKRNIITAGKISSRKPVPFGDEAGKLQYPIIKHTAALSQGSSGSALLNENLEIAGINLGGSENILRQYISGMAMPNDLILNFLEEWEHYRSERKVRGD; encoded by the coding sequence ATGAAAAGAAATCAAAAAACAGCTCTTAATATTGCAATAGCCGTTTTTATGGTGCTTATTTCCTTTTTTCTTCCTTCAATTAAATCCTCTCTGAACCAGGCGATGAACAGAGAATTTATAGAAAAAGCCGGTAAATATGCACTTTCAGCAAATATAAAGATAGTTCAGCTGGAATACAGTAATGGCGAAAATATCAGCTCCATATCGGTTTCAGCAGGCACCAGCGGAGTGATTATCCGCAAGGAAGGCGATAAGTACTATGCCCTTACAGCCAAACATGTGATTGAAGAATCTGATGATATGGATAAAACTCAGATTGTCGTTATGGGATATGATGATTTAGACTACGCGGATTCACTTAAGAAAGGCGGAGAATTTCAGGGGATAGCTGATTATTATAAGCAATTTTCTCAGGCCGCAGTGGAATATTCAAATGATAAATACGACTTGGCAGTAATCAGTTTTAGCGCGGATGAGGTTTATAACGTTCTGCCGGTTGCAGATGAAATACCCAGGTACGGAGATGTAATCGCATCCATGAGTAATCCATATGATAAAAGAAATATTATTACTGCCGGAAAAATAAGCAGCAGAAAACCGGTACCCTTTGGTGATGAAGCCGGAAAGTTGCAATATCCGATTATCAAGCATACGGCTGCATTATCCCAGGGAAGCAGCGGCAGCGCTTTGCTTAACGAAAACCTGGAAATTGCGGGGATAAATTTAGGAGGCAGCGAGAACATATTACGGCAGTACATTTCCGGAATGGCTATGCCCAATGATCTTATTCTTAATTTTTTAGAAGAATGGGAACATTATCGGAGTGAAAGGAAGGTCCGGGGCGATTAA
- a CDS encoding proline racemase family protein, with amino-acid sequence MDLVPKLIINETKEKTFLAVDTHTMGEPTRIIMEGFPKLQGETMMERKWFLEKNYDHYRTALMLEPRGHRDMFGALITEPVSGEANLGIIFMDSSGYLNMCGHGSIAAATVAVEAGLVEVVEPYTEVVLEAPAGIIRTKVMVENGCAKEVSFLNVPSFVYQEGLEIHVQGYGFISVDISFGGSFFALVDSKKIGISIVQENLSLLTDLAMNLLDKINNSVDIKHPYLDITTVDLVEFYGKADNPNAHLKNVVIFGDAQVDRSPCGTGTCAKLAWLYEKNKIRLDEEFIYESITGSMFKGVVTREVEIAGKRGIIPQITGSAFVTGMNRLILSSHDPQKYGFIMGKKTVI; translated from the coding sequence ATGGATCTAGTGCCGAAACTCATAATTAATGAGACAAAAGAAAAAACTTTTCTTGCGGTGGATACCCATACAATGGGAGAGCCTACGAGAATTATCATGGAGGGTTTCCCGAAATTACAGGGTGAAACCATGATGGAGCGAAAATGGTTTCTGGAGAAAAACTACGACCACTACAGGACAGCTCTTATGCTGGAACCCAGAGGACACAGGGATATGTTCGGTGCTTTGATAACCGAACCTGTAAGTGGAGAAGCCAATTTAGGGATCATATTCATGGACAGCTCAGGATATCTTAATATGTGCGGCCATGGAAGCATAGCAGCAGCTACTGTAGCGGTGGAGGCAGGGCTGGTTGAAGTAGTAGAGCCCTATACAGAAGTTGTTCTGGAAGCTCCGGCAGGTATTATAAGAACTAAAGTTATGGTCGAAAACGGATGTGCCAAAGAGGTAAGCTTCTTAAATGTACCCTCCTTTGTGTATCAGGAAGGCCTTGAGATACACGTGCAGGGTTATGGATTTATATCGGTGGATATCTCATTTGGCGGCAGTTTTTTTGCCCTTGTGGATTCTAAAAAAATCGGAATATCGATTGTCCAGGAGAATTTAAGTCTTTTGACCGACCTGGCCATGAATCTTTTAGACAAAATAAACAACTCCGTTGATATTAAACATCCTTATTTAGATATCACCACGGTGGATTTGGTTGAGTTTTATGGAAAGGCTGACAATCCGAATGCCCATTTAAAAAACGTGGTGATATTTGGCGATGCCCAGGTGGACCGCTCACCCTGCGGCACCGGAACCTGTGCAAAGCTGGCATGGCTTTATGAAAAAAATAAAATAAGGCTGGATGAGGAATTTATATATGAAAGCATAACAGGTTCCATGTTTAAGGGAGTTGTCACAAGGGAAGTGGAGATAGCCGGTAAAAGGGGAATTATACCGCAGATAACGGGCAGTGCTTTTGTAACCGGGATGAACCGGCTTATATTGAGCAGCCACGACCCGCAGAAATATGGCTTCATAATGGGGAAGAAAACAGTGATATAA
- a CDS encoding LysR family transcriptional regulator translates to MDLKKYELLASVAETGNFTISAERLGYTQSGVSHIIKGLEDEIGFPLFVRTRRGVSLTENGKKIVPLIRQLLSDNSRLEQTISALHGLNTGSITIGTYSSIAINWLPKIMFEFQKDFPGIDIHMKEGGIDEIESWIEYNNVDFGFLSKRDTQKFDWVPLDEDPLMAILPKGSPVPENGSYPISAFHNQPFVMSAQGIDHDVHLALEKANVTPYIRFSSTDDHAIISMVANRLGISILPNLIIQGMQSNITAILLEPYSYRSLGIGIKSIKNISPAAKKFLQYTKRIVENK, encoded by the coding sequence ATGGACCTGAAAAAATATGAGCTGCTGGCATCGGTGGCAGAGACGGGTAATTTCACAATAAGTGCCGAACGTCTTGGATACACCCAATCCGGCGTCAGTCACATTATAAAAGGGCTGGAAGATGAGATTGGATTTCCGCTCTTTGTACGTACAAGGCGCGGTGTATCCCTGACTGAAAACGGCAAAAAAATAGTGCCTTTAATAAGGCAGCTTTTATCGGATAATTCTCGCTTGGAACAGACCATAAGTGCGCTTCACGGCTTAAATACAGGTTCTATTACCATAGGTACTTACTCCAGCATCGCTATAAACTGGCTTCCCAAGATTATGTTCGAATTCCAGAAGGATTTCCCCGGTATAGATATACATATGAAGGAAGGTGGAATTGACGAGATAGAATCGTGGATAGAATATAATAATGTGGATTTTGGCTTCTTAAGCAAAAGAGACACTCAGAAGTTTGATTGGGTGCCTTTAGATGAAGACCCTTTAATGGCAATACTGCCTAAAGGTTCTCCTGTACCCGAGAATGGAAGCTATCCCATTTCGGCTTTTCACAATCAGCCCTTTGTTATGTCCGCCCAAGGCATAGACCATGATGTGCACCTTGCTCTGGAAAAGGCAAATGTTACGCCTTACATCCGCTTTTCTTCAACGGACGACCATGCCATAATTTCAATGGTGGCAAACCGCCTTGGAATAAGCATCCTCCCCAATTTAATAATACAGGGTATGCAAAGCAATATCACAGCCATCCTACTTGAACCCTACTCATACCGTTCATTAGGAATAGGGATTAAATCTATCAAAAATATTTCCCCTGCCGCTAAAAAATTCCTTCAATACACTAAGCGTATTGTTGAGAATAAGTAA
- the prdC gene encoding proline reductase-associated electron transfer protein PrdC: protein MNIYKFLLKQHIGAPAVPIVKEGGFVNRGELIAAKALGVSTISANIHSSVRGKVISINEDSIEISADNEADVGNYIKLKSLTPLELVEEAGIVGLGGAGFPTHIKLSNPLKPGGTVILNAVECEPILGHNILMIENKARKVIRGLHIAMEIVQAKQGKVAVKEKHKEAIEALEKAVDDYNIEICPLPDMYPVGEERAIIRELQGQLLNINELPSSANSIVINAETAYRVYEAVDMKKPLIDKSITVAGKLKGASIQIFEDVPIGTKVSTLLENAGGCREDYGELIMGGPFTGKRTTMDCPVVKTTGGILATECFPKGPEKLGLLVCACGADEKRMIEIAKDMGSHVTGIEYCKQAQKVNQAYKCENPGKCPGQAGKVIALKKTGAESLLIGNCTDCTNTVMSCAPQMKLAVYHITDGALRAVNHKLIRRLK from the coding sequence ATGAATATTTATAAATTTTTATTAAAACAGCATATAGGAGCACCGGCAGTGCCCATTGTAAAAGAGGGCGGCTTTGTAAATCGCGGCGAGCTAATTGCCGCAAAGGCTCTAGGCGTCAGTACTATAAGCGCTAACATTCACTCCAGCGTAAGAGGAAAAGTCATTTCCATTAACGAAGACTCAATTGAAATTTCTGCTGATAATGAAGCAGATGTTGGCAATTATATAAAATTAAAATCCTTAACTCCTCTTGAACTGGTGGAAGAAGCAGGCATCGTAGGCTTAGGCGGAGCAGGCTTTCCCACTCACATCAAACTTTCAAACCCATTAAAGCCGGGCGGAACTGTCATTTTAAATGCCGTGGAATGCGAACCCATACTGGGACACAATATCCTTATGATAGAGAATAAGGCCCGAAAAGTTATAAGAGGTCTTCATATTGCCATGGAAATAGTTCAGGCAAAGCAGGGCAAGGTTGCTGTGAAGGAAAAGCATAAAGAGGCCATCGAAGCTCTTGAAAAAGCCGTTGATGATTACAACATAGAGATTTGCCCTCTTCCGGATATGTATCCTGTGGGAGAAGAAAGGGCGATTATCAGGGAATTGCAAGGTCAGCTTTTAAATATTAATGAACTCCCCTCAAGTGCAAATTCTATTGTCATAAATGCTGAAACAGCTTACAGGGTTTATGAGGCAGTAGACATGAAAAAGCCTTTGATAGACAAAAGCATTACCGTTGCTGGCAAGCTTAAGGGTGCTTCCATTCAAATTTTTGAAGATGTTCCCATTGGTACAAAGGTCAGCACGCTTTTAGAAAATGCCGGCGGCTGCAGGGAGGACTACGGCGAGCTAATAATGGGAGGACCATTTACGGGAAAGAGAACAACAATGGATTGCCCTGTTGTTAAAACTACCGGAGGGATTTTGGCTACCGAATGTTTTCCTAAAGGTCCTGAAAAACTGGGACTTCTGGTTTGTGCATGCGGGGCGGATGAGAAAAGAATGATAGAAATTGCTAAGGACATGGGGTCACATGTTACAGGAATAGAATACTGCAAGCAGGCACAAAAGGTAAATCAGGCATATAAATGCGAAAATCCGGGTAAATGTCCCGGACAGGCAGGGAAAGTTATAGCTTTAAAAAAGACAGGGGCAGAAAGCTTATTGATAGGTAATTGCACAGATTGCACCAATACTGTTATGTCCTGTGCTCCTCAGATGAAGCTTGCTGTTTATCATATCACCGACGGTGCTTTAAGGGCAGTTAATCACAAATTGATACGAAGATTGAAATAA
- the prdB gene encoding D-proline reductase (dithiol) protein PrdB, with amino-acid sequence MKLTTAIGLKSEIFVPITPKPVWTPLTKPLNQCKVAFITAGGIHQKVQEPFNTAGDYSYRPIPSDMSTSELMVTHGGFDNSDINKDVNAMFPLDRLRELVAEGFIGSLAEEMYGFMGGGGNIEKFKNETGPEIAARLKAQGVDVVLCTGGCGTCHRSATIVTRACEEAGMSCIVIAALPPIAQQQGAPRIAAAHVPIGSNAGEPNNVEMQTGILKDSLQCVSDFDHFGQIKLLPYEYRHNV; translated from the coding sequence ATGAAACTAACTACAGCCATAGGATTAAAATCCGAAATTTTTGTACCCATTACGCCTAAACCCGTCTGGACGCCCCTTACAAAGCCATTGAACCAGTGTAAGGTAGCCTTTATAACAGCGGGAGGTATACACCAAAAAGTCCAGGAGCCATTCAATACGGCAGGTGACTACAGCTACCGGCCCATTCCGTCGGATATGTCAACATCTGAATTAATGGTTACCCACGGCGGCTTTGATAATTCCGACATCAATAAAGACGTAAATGCGATGTTCCCTTTAGACAGATTAAGAGAATTGGTGGCCGAAGGTTTTATAGGCAGCCTGGCCGAGGAAATGTACGGATTCATGGGCGGCGGCGGAAATATCGAAAAATTTAAAAATGAAACCGGACCGGAAATTGCTGCAAGGCTTAAAGCCCAGGGAGTTGATGTAGTATTGTGCACAGGAGGCTGCGGAACCTGCCACCGCTCTGCAACAATAGTAACCCGTGCCTGCGAGGAAGCAGGCATGTCCTGTATTGTAATTGCGGCCTTGCCGCCTATCGCACAGCAGCAGGGTGCTCCGCGTATAGCTGCAGCCCATGTGCCAATAGGCTCCAATGCAGGAGAACCAAACAATGTTGAAATGCAGACAGGAATTTTAAAAGATTCGCTCCAATGCGTAAGTGACTTTGACCATTTCGGACAGATAAAGCTGCTTCCTTATGAATACAGGCATAATGTTTAA